From Quercus robur chromosome 8, dhQueRobu3.1, whole genome shotgun sequence:
GTatagcctttttctttttccaattgaAAAAGTTGGTCACTAGACCTAAAAAAGTGGCATGTAAAGACAAGAGAACCTTTTTGAGCTTTGAAATTGAAACCCATTCCTTTTTGAATGAGAGCTGTTTGTGGCAATGTGTTTGATAAAACAGTGCTTCGTGGATGCTTCATGTGCAAACTGCAAAGTGGTTGAGAATGAAAAGTGAGGTAGTTGCAAAGGGGAATAAGGCAGTGATGACAAACATGATGATGAATAATGATGTAATCACAAAACCAAAATGATAAACAAACTAGGGGACCCTTTAGTTTTAGAaccatatttttctttactatGAATCATGTTTATATACGCAAACAACAATATATTAATGAAACAATAAAAAGTATAGAAATTTATGATAGTTTTAAGTGTTTAACAATAGGTTTGCGAATCTAAAAAACTCATTTCTCTCGGCAGGGCCATAGACatttactaattaattaatttttatgacCTCATTTTTTGAAGGGGGCAATATTGGTTGGGTTAGCCAACTATAATTGGGAACAACTTCCATACAGGTTCctttagaaaaaagaaacttaCGTACAGGTTTCGATTTTTGGACCAAAATATTCTTTCATAAGATTTAATtattgaaacccaaaaatatttatatacaaaaattgCATATTACtgataatatttctttttcatctgatttgaaattttatgaccTTAGAGCAAAAGTCAGCCTCGAGATCAATTGAACAAATATATTGGGCCTGATTGAATTggttttcaaaaaacaaaaatgaaaactgtACAAATTAAACGTGTGTCTAGTCTAGATATACgttaattctaaaaataaaaaaatatataaaaaaattctaggaAACATTTTCTTAAAACTATTACTCAAATCTATCTTCCGatccttaataataataataataagctgTAATTCAAAAATCacttagaagaaaaattgtAGGAACATCAAAATGATGTTCTTGGCTATTTCTAAGATATTGCTCCTGAAAATATTGGCTTGAAATAAAAAACCGGAGTTAAaattttgagtcttttgactcaCTATATAAGGTAGCAATTTCTAGGATCTGTCCTTCAGTGTCAATAATAGACACATAATACAGGCAAAAAGAACTACTATCTTGAGGAAATTACAAATTTCAACACGTAATTTTGGATATTTGTATATTACTTAGGTAATTCAATTAATTGAAGAAAATATGGATGTTTTGAAGCAATTTGgactatttttgttaaaattttgaaaaacaatatGTTTCTCAATGTGGCTTCATCACAATTATTGAAGCTTTATATTTGCATTTTCACTCAATTTTATATGTAAACGCCACTATTTCATTTCATTGACAAGCGCAGTTCCTGCAAATGATCATTAATTAGTTCCATTTACATTATCTTAAATAGCCTTCTACATGACTTAATTGTTTTAAAACAATTaagttatataattataataaatttctgttttttcttgtaattaatgaaaatattggtgatgaaaataataaaaattgaaaattttgtcaaattgttTCGGGCTTGGGAAAGTAGGATGCTTTTGTTTAGGTAGAGAAAggaatagataaaaaaaataataataataaataaataaataaatttcattatcaACATCAAATACAAAtgaaacccaacaaaaaaaaagaaaacaaaaaatacaatacATCTCTCATATTTCTAGCTATATTGACATAAATTCATCAATGTCCAAACTCTCTGGAATTTCAAACTTCAGCAAGTTGCTGCAGTGGCTGTCTCTTTCATCTTCAGTGCTGCTATTAATGAATGTGGATGATGAATTTAAAGGAGTAGGGCTAGATTTTGGTGTTGACACAACAGAATCAAAGGAGGAGAAGTTCTGATAGCTATTGTTTAGTGattgaaaatttggattttcTGCTAAATCGGGAACTATAGGATTAGAGCCACAATACATATAGTTTGGCTGGCAAACGAAATCTTCATTTAGGTTTGAAGCTATTGAATTTTCTTGGGAATTACCAAAAGTTGCTACCTTTGACAAAAACCCTTCCACATTGGCTTGCATGAGTtggtttgactcctcggatgAAAATCCTTCTTGTATTGGGGCTTGATATTGATTGGGTTGTAGTGGCTGTACTTGGTTTTGCAATAAGAAGTTGCAAAGTTGGTTTTCTTGGAGATTTTGTGGAAAGGGTATTTGACTTTCTTGTTTTAGCGATAAGATAGTTGTGGCCAGCCTTAACAGTTCTGGATTCATGAGGGCCTGTGTACCTAACAAGTTTGACATATTAAGAATTGACTGGTTACACAAAGTTGAGCTGAGGATGGAGGACAGGTCAAGAAGGTCTAGGCGAGGAGCATGAGTCACAGGATCAATTCCCATTCTTAGCAGCCTTTTTCTAATGTGGGTGTTCCAGTAATTCTTGATTTCATTGTCAGTTCTTCCGGGCAAGCGAGCTGCTATGGCTGACCATCTGAgtttggaaaaaagaagaaattattagAAGGTACAAATCAACCAATCTAATGAAGATggaggagaaaaataaaatatatagaacATGAGCAACTGTTATGCTTCTTATTAATACAAATGCAATATGAGGgttatctgaaaaaaaaaatcaaataaaacttAGTGGAGAGTAATAATCATACTTGTTTCCTAAGATACTGTGAAGTTGGATGATTGTCTCTTCTTCCTCGAATGAAAATCTTCCTCTCTTTATATCAGGCCTCAGATAGTTAGTCCAACGAAGACGGCAACTCTTTCCACATCTTTGCAATCCTGTACaagtaaagcaaaaaaaaaaaaaaaaaaattcatatgatGAACCATCAAAAAATTAAAGCCTAAAAACAAGAAAGTGATGAAAAAAGTTTAACATACCAGCATTCTTTGGAAGGTTTCTCCAATTGCCTGGTCCATGGAGCTGAATATAGCTGATGAGCTTATGATCTTCCTCTGGAGTCCATGGACCTTTCTTGAGTCCAGCTTTGTCACAACAAGGTGCTCTTCCCATTGGTGCTGTTATGTAATACAGATAGTACGAATGTAAAAGAGTTTCTAAGATAGTAGTGAACAAATTAAGGTTATAACTTATCAAAGATTGAAAGTGGCTTCTGAAACAAAAAGTGCACTTGTGGTTGATCCTAGTGGCTGTGGATGACCTTCATATATATAGTAAAGGGAGAAGTTTGAGCAATACATGGAAGTCAAAAGGATTTGGTGCCGCCCTCATGCCGCGTGTCTTTCTTGTTACGTAGTATAATACATGTATGTAGATGTCATGTATAACACTTTGGGCACATATTATTCAATTCAATGGCACATATAGTTTATCATGTGTCTCATCGTTCAAAACAAACAGGCAATATGATTGCCATGCATGTATTTTATGTATGTTAGATTGTTATCCATCATGCATGAATATAAGTTGACACGTATCCTGATAATGGGAGCGATTATTGCGTGAAGATGCAAAAGAAAGCTAATTGTTTGACTAGGATCACAGCGAGAAATGAAAACTAAGTTTGGGTTTGACCTTTTTCATACATCTCCTAAATATTCCTTTCAAGTTAATTAGAGAGATTGTTCCAAAGTAGTTTCATTCATTGATTCaaaatttttctcttcttttttctctatccATTTTTGTTGGGATGAACTAACGTGCACACTATTTTTGTCATTAACAAGTCTAAAGTTAAGAGCTATTACGATTTTAACTTTCAAGTCTAATCACATATTGAATGTTGGGTCTAAATCAAAATTGTTTATGTTGTCTTTACCCATAGTATTAATCACTGATTAGGAAGAATAAAATTGTAGTATGCTTTCGAGAATATATTATCTAGAGATTATCCAATGATTTGATTAATTGATTCAAGTTCTGACCTGAATCTTGCAGATATGTTGATTCGATCAAATGAACATGGAATAGATCAATTCCATTAATTGTTAAGAACCTggtaattacaaaattttagtgTTATATTACTAGGTTAATGCTTGAATATTAATACCCCtaataaataagaaattatttttgaaccctacaaatataaaaaatctgtCACTGAATAATGATTAGCTGACACAGTGAGCAATATATGATAGTTTGTTGGTAGTATAGGAGACGGGTCATAGTTTAAGTCCTATTTTTATGCGGAATGTACCACAAGGACACAAAACACTTACTTGATGTATTATTTTAAGACATATATACGATGTCGATCGCTTGGATCCTGTTTGCACAGAAACTGCACGTAAATCACACCAAGGAactaaaatcatatatttttctgGAGTTTTGATTCTTTCACATTCATAAAGTACAAttattagtttatattttttattcatgtaAATTGTACACATATACATGAACAGTGTATAATATTGTATACAATTTAtgcaaatgtgtacaatattgtacacatttatttaatttacaatgtaaaatttatatgaacagtaaaatataaactaataattttcctttttgaaaatGTGAACATTCTCCCGTTAATTAAGAATTTACATGTGAAATGGTAAATATAATCTAATGTGAAAGAATATTTACCCTATCTGCCTTGGCCTacctcaaaacaaataaaagaactCAATTTCTCTTCCTTCTATCTTCTTTCCATTCCCACCCCCTTCCCCCAAGTCAGACATATAATGCAAAACATGAGCTAAAATCAGGTACTATTATTTATTATCCCTACTCCTTCCTCCATTTTCCTTTACTTTACTAACTTTAATAATTGTTTAATAAGTGAATATGATGAAGCGTCACTCCTTTAAAACATGTCTGCCTAAAAGCCGCAAGCTTTCCAAGCTGGAACCTTTTTGAATTGCGCCACTACCATCGAGCCACGTTGCAACTAGTCAAGAAATGTGTCCTTTCTACCACCCAACAATAAAAGTCAACcagcctctctctctttctctctctaatctcaACTAAAGCTATCTCACTTTGACAATTGTCCCTTGCAGAAAACAAGCATGTTGCTTTATCTGCGGAAGCATAGAAGCCTTACACTCCATCTGGGAAACCAAATTCAAAGTCATTGGAAATCAGGTGCTGCATCTCATCCACCTCTATCTAACAAAACAGGTATTGGTCAAATACTATTATATTCAGTGACCGGTTCTATAGAGATAAGCCTTACGGTAAAAATGGTGTTGTTtaattacttcttcttctttctttttttctgacTAATGGTATTGTTTGCTTGCTAATCCTGCATTTGACCTTCTGTTATTGCTTCCAGAAACACTCTAGTAGACCACAAATACCAGGGACGAAAACAGAATTTCAATTTTTGGGGCAAAGCATgttccaaaattttcttaaagtttaagaaaaaaaagtatattaagatttacaaataaattaataatataaaaaaaataaaaataacatccCCTCAGtgttaacaaaataaaaaactgaaatagttgtttttcaacacatttcTAATTAATCAACGGtctatcaaagattcaaaatagAACTTAGAAATCTTTTAAATCCTGAAAATCATATATATTGATTATGTGCTGAATTTCCCAATGATTTCcatttcaatgtaaaaattcAGCTAGTCCGTTGAAAAGCGATTTTTTAGCTTTTGTCGCAAAACCTAATTTGATCAATATTAATGGCTGAAAATACTCATCATTTAATAATGAGGAAGAAATAGTGGAAGAATGAGCACAAGAACAAACACTCATAATCAAGTTAGTTGGGTATTTCTACTCGGCAATCATTtggcataatttttttaaaatgattaataaaaaaaaaaaacatatatgttTATCAAATCTAGCTACTACATCCCTATTATTAATGGGCCATTAACATATATTGGTAGAGATTAAAGAAAGAGAAGCATTGCTCTTGAAGGTCATTAATCTCTTATTTCTTTGTTGGTCCTTAATTCTTCCTCGTAAGgatttttatttactaatggATTTTAGCCgtataaaatactaaaaacattACGCAATTGttaagaaaatgttttattataaaatctctctctctctctctctctctctctctctctcaacggACTACCTTTTTGGACTGTAACTGAATTGTTGGGGTTAGGTATGTTTTTGAAGCcaaattgtatatatttatataaatataaattataaaatatgttGGGGTTTTTGGTGTCCCTCCCAAAACAACAGACGTGTCTCGTTTATACAGTTTAGATTTTGCATTCTAAATATTATAAGcacatgttttcaaaaacacagCATACGTACATAATGTATATAGACACTAATATTAATTATACAAGTACTAAGTATATCTGAAGCAAATTCTGATCTTTAACATGCATGCCTCCCTGTTTGGTGTACAGAAGACATCCATCTCTCTTTCAAATATCATCTATAAGACTTTAAAACTGTTATGGCTACGACGACACATATATGGGtgcattttaatatatataaataattcagTAGAGATTATGattctctttcttcattttcGTGGCTGCTATACCACCTCTAGAGCTTCGTGTGGAAAATAATTCATGCAATGTTTCGTCAACATAATTGCTATTTTAAGTATTTGATAAAGAATTTGATATATGCTTACATAGCAATGCCAATTGAGGAAATTACTTGTCGCAAATCTAAGGTTTGATTGTGCCTGGCTTATCCTATATAGTCATCAACGTCTGTAAAGTtgacttaatttattttataaaatcgTGGTAGttatatatttgttaatttgttgTTGTGAGGTGTCCAAAACTCGAACAAACTTTGAATATTACTGCTTTTGTTTAATATGAACATGGCGTATCAATGTAAGAGTTCACATATTATTAAGATTCATAAGATACGTGATCTTAGTATAATTATATGTAAGTTCTTCATGCACATTTTATATACGACGTAGGTGGTATACAAAGATTTAAAATCCAAAGTTGTACGACAAAATCTCTAATGTGTAAAAACTAATAAGAGAATTATATAGTTGAGAAGAAAACACAACTTGGCTATCCTGTCAGTTGTTGGATAAATGTAAAGAGTGACACGTAGTTGAGTATTGTGGAGCTGATTTCTGGCTTGAATGGCAAATTTACACGTACAGTTGTTGGTGACAGTATTGGCGGCGGCGATCCTCTTGTTTCCTCAGCCATCATATGCTGCCCCTTGATATAGTGTTAGAGATATTCatattatcttgtgtttgatGATAAGCTTATAGGTTAATAGGTGTATTATAGGGGTGGCAAAGTAAACCCATATCCATTTACTCACCTAAATTTACCCACTctaattgaacccaaacccacccaattattagttgggttaaacAGGCATCAACCTAATTAGACCAagtaattattgggttttaactaaaaactcaTTGAGGcctatttaacccaaaaaccatATATccaaattcaacccaactctttacaaaaaaaaaaaaaaaaaaaaaagcccagaCATTTcagtgttttcattttccttcattttcttggcCTCCAAAgacttctctctctcctcttgcttgctctctctctttctctctctagttCTCACAGAGAACAATGAGGCACAACAAACACATTTCTCCATAGCAATCTGATCTACATTTAGCAAATCTAAAGCACGAAAATTCAAACCTACAAGTTTCACCGACGCGTGGATCAGTATTGCCCAAGGCTTCAATCTGGATCTTAAGCCCTTCTTCATAGCAAGCGATTGAGCGATCCACCTGTCCAAGCATCGAAAATGTGTCGCCTAGTTGCATGTGACCGGAAAATGCCGCAAGCGCGTGATCGGCGCTTCTGCAACTTCAAGTCTCCAAGGAATTTTCATGTTGCTGTTAAAGCTGTCTCCACTACCGAAACCGCTGTCGTTTAGACCTTCGAATCCACCGAGCTTTTCTTCAAGGAGACTTTCCCTCTCAAGCGAGCTGAAACAGTtcgattttgattttgatttttttttgttgattttgtttattttctgtttGGTTCTCGAGAAAGTGCAAGGTGCATGAAACTTGAAGAAAGtgaaataattcaaattagatcaaatgacaataattgtacaagaaaaataaaatttttttttccatattttgtttatttgttctttCTTCCCTCAGTTTTCTTAGCGAtcaaacatatttttaaaagttatttgaaagcactaattttttttttaacttattagaattaaaaaaaaaaaaaatcacttagaTCATATGAAAGTGAAAGTAGCATGGTTTTGAAATCCggaccggaccgtacggtccgaccgGAAAACCCTCGAACCGTTCATTTTTACGGTTCTTTAAGCTTCAAGAACCGTTCTATAGAAAAAAACAGGGACCCGTGCGAACCGCGGTCAGACCTCACGGTTCTGAGAACCGTGAACGGTTCTCGCGGTTCTCacggttcctttttttttttttcatcaaataccAGCTGAAATGCACTTTGGACTTTTTTCAGATCTGGAACCggtgagggaaaaaaaacaaactgaGAAGAATAAGATTACAAAGTACGGACTATGCGAAGTTGAAGCAGTAAGCTAGCAACCCAGCACAGATCGTCAGTTACGGCCTTCATCTTCGTCTTCAgcttctatttcttcttctttcttctttttctccttcttctctttcttctttccgtCTCCACTGCTGTGGTTTCTGAGTTTCTCACACTTCTCTCTGTTTTACTTTTTGCTGCAAAGAGAGAGACTAAGAGTGGCTGTGGAGCATAGAAGAAGCAGTTTTGGCTTTGGAGCCTTCAGAGATTGGATCGGactaaaataaaaggaaaaaactgaAGTGTAAATTAGTGGGGTTAGGTGAGGTAGGTGTGATATTTAATTGGGAgtgtatttattaattaatacttttatttctttgtacTTCCTAGACCTAGATACCCACGTTACTTTACAGCTCATATGTTTGCATGCTAATCCTAGAAAACCACAACACTGGCACCGGatttgaaccaaaaaagaaaaaaaaacaaatggacTAATTATATAAGTaccaaatttataaatataataataaaccaACCTCACTACAATTTTACTAAGTGTCTTTCTAATATctatattattacaatattactATCACGAATTTAACTAaacaacatataaataaataaagaaatattatatcTATGTGTGTTTaggatataatattttttatttgttttgtgaaaattatgatataaaaaaatacatttaaaagatatatttttatatttaattgggttatttaatttaatttttctatttatactaatttaatatatttatttatatttaaataattattaaattaattatgacgtcatcacggttcgaccccggttcAATCTCGGttcgaccttaaaaaccttgaacctctcccttttacggttcaataaacggtccgggtctgaaaaccttggaAAGTAGTTGTAGATGAGCTTAATTGAATAGATTTTCTACAAgtaccatgaaaaaaaaaatgatcaaagagATTGGAATTTTCTCGAGAAAGTTAGACAGGGAAAAGGGAATTTGAGAAAGTGATGGGGTTTTCATTttaatggcattttggtaattttgataattgggtaattgggtgagttggggtttacccataataattgggttgggttggatttgagttagaagtaattagttaaatgagttttaatgggtaaatgaattttttatacccaacccaattatgcccaccccaaacccacccatttgacacccctagtGTATTATGATACAGTAAATATATATTCCAATGATGGTAAGTGCAAATGTGCAATCCCTCGTTACGCAAAAAATCTCTAATAAGTAATGAAAACTTCAAAAATTGgtaaataataacaacaacaacaacaacaataatacaaCAGTGCAATGAGATAATTAAGTAGAACTTGCTAATTAAggtatgagaaaaaaaatacatgaaaggTGAGCAaactcttcctttctctttatCGAAATTGAAATAGGAATCAATAGTTTTTCATTCAAATTCATTGATTCCAACATTCATAACAAAAAGATACTTAAACATGAGAAAAGTCTTCATTCAAAGTAGTCAGCTTAGACCCCAAAATGCATTTGAGCCAGCCCTATTGCATTTGGCATACTTCAAATGATTTCAGTATTAGTTGATAGAATAGGAACAAAGAACTAGACGAGGGTTCTATCATATATGAAAGTCAACCACTGTCAATTTTACtttcaaagaaaattttcaatgttatATTATAGACATAAATGCCATTTTGGTCATTATATTTTCAGCTAATTTCTATTTTCATCCCTACTTTTTAACTCTTCATATTTTGgtcccaaaaatgaaaaatcgtTCACAATTTAATATCTACCGTCATTTCACTAACAAAAATAGCCTACGTGACAGATAGAGTGTATAACATACTAAATGTTGATATGaccataaaataatattaaaaaaattaactgtCTTTTAAAAAATGTCCCATCAacattttaagaaataaaaaagccattagaaaattaaaaataaataaattttaaaacaaacctacaatctaattaaataatgtttttttcttttcattatttttttgggaagaacatTCATGTTGAACAGTCatgttatttatgtttttccccaaagaacatgtttggttaccttaaaattgaaaaggatccttttctatttttacatttaCTTAGCAACCAAATATGCAAAAACACATacaaaaccatgatcaaaaccaaatcaagaCATACCCAACCACTAATGATCAAACTCGACAAATTCTAACATAATCTACAATTtcattttaaacaaataatcaaacccaaaaaaattactcGGACCCAGAAAACCCACACTT
This genomic window contains:
- the LOC126695453 gene encoding transcription factor MYB102-like, which gives rise to MGRAPCCDKAGLKKGPWTPEEDHKLISYIQLHGPGNWRNLPKNAGLQRCGKSCRLRWTNYLRPDIKRGRFSFEEEETIIQLHSILGNKWSAIAARLPGRTDNEIKNYWNTHIRKRLLRMGIDPVTHAPRLDLLDLSSILSSTLCNQSILNMSNLLGTQALMNPELLRLATTILSLKQESQIPFPQNLQENQLCNFLLQNQVQPLQPNQYQAPIQEGFSSEESNQLMQANVEGFLSKVATFGNSQENSIASNLNEDFVCQPNYMYCGSNPIVPDLAENPNFQSLNNSYQNFSSFDSVVSTPKSSPTPLNSSSTFINSSTEDERDSHCSNLLKFEIPESLDIDEFMSI